The following nucleotide sequence is from Salvia splendens isolate huo1 chromosome 2, SspV2, whole genome shotgun sequence.
CCCAAagctatttttattttcttcccaAAATACTTTCCTATTCATGAATCCTATTGCATGTTTTCACTTGGCAGATGCACAAATAGTTGGAAATAAagtacttagagcatctccaatagcggcgagcgcaccggctagccgattcttggtgctcgccggtccgctcgccgaaccattgcagccggcgagcgccaaatcggcaagaaaaacggcgagcgcacgccgattcccgagcgctcggcgatgcgctcgacgatctcctggccgccattggagcatctccaatagcggcgagcgcacaggctagccgattcttggcactcgccgaaccattgcagccggtgAGCGccaaaacggcgagcgcacgccgattcccgagcgctcggtgatgcgctcgccgatctcctggccgccattgcaggctccagaTCGACGAgcgggattttttttattatttaattttcgaaacactatatattcGCGATTTagacttcattttcatttgcaccacttgttttaacgagtactctctctatcttaatttctgtacaagagcaacaacgcgaaatggagcacaacaacgagtctactccaatgacgagcgggtctcaaactccgacGGTACCTgcgggaggtggatggggtccgatgcccggggTGGCATCCAggggtggtatgccgggatggcaggggatgccggggggtcctgcGATGCAGGGTGGGCCGGCGGTTCCGGGCGGGCAGGGGGGACTGGGGATGCAACCCCCTATGCCGATGATGTCGGGGTggacacccgggatgcagatgatgccagggtacccggggatgcaggggatgccaggggggacaacgtctatcgccccagtcttgattttgttactgctgcttcgcacacatcgaccccagcggagacatagttcactgggtgtgatactttctccttagagaaGTTGGGGAttgatctcggggatgcggacacccccgttcaaacggggagagtagggcggggtcggggcgcgccaaagaagaagaaggggaagggcaagagggtggtcggcgagtcgtcgcagccggctgatgatGACAGCCCGGCACGGatgaagtggacggatgcggagaacgtcgcgctgtccaaggcgtgggtgagtgtttgcgatgatcccctcgcctcgaacaatcagaggatcgtcaacttgtgggctaaaatagcagcagcctacaaggcattttgcccggaggggaggccacgcacagggaggagtgccggaaggggtgggaccgaatccggcaaggggtctcccgattttcgggcttgtacaccaacgccctccgaatgcagtccagtggccaaactgacgaggactgcaggaggacggcggagaaagagttccccgtgcccgggctttacaaggagttcacctactggaacttcTACCTGGTgctaatggactccgagaagtttcgggcaggagtcgatgctggctggccgaagaagcagcgcctgaactataccggtgattacgcCGGCGGCAGCAgtggcggttcccacgacctccccaaagatgctcaggagaccccgtcccctcctgcgtttactcgccgcactcgctcggttggtcaaaggcgggcgcaacgggctcgccagagATCCGAGGAGGTCCAGTCGCCATCCCCCACTGTTGGCACAGCCCGACAGCCGACCTCGTCTTCTTGGCGCGTCAACAAATGCGGGCTTAGATGTACAAGGTCATATCTGACTGGAAGAATGccactgaccccgaggagaagagtttttttcacgcactgctcgtgagtatgcgagcCGATTTGACTACCGCcgcggcacaggtggggggcacagacgcgggctcagatgccgcagatttgggggtctcggatagcggcggcgacgacgacggcggcggcgaggcatgaggcggaggcggggggctcgtgtgtggagtaggagttttttttaaattaatgtattttttttggtaatgtactttttttaattaatgtacttttaaaaattttaatattattattgaattttcccgtatatttgtcgtaaatttaattccgtattttgtgtgattgttaattatttgtttttaataattttgtttattatggctgggctattgcttgtcctaATGATGTGGCAGAATGAGTTTTAgagctgatgatgtggcaggaggctGAGCTATGACTGGACTATGACCGGGCTAttcttattggagatgctcttaccaTAAGTTAAAGTCTTACTCTAATTCCCTATCCTATAATAGTGTATAgctatcctatatatatatacacttatCTCCCTCACTTACTCATTGCTAAACTAAAAAAGGTAGTACTTCCACCGCCCACCAACAAACGAACTTTCATTCTGTCATTTTCGTCTGTCCACcaataattttttcatttacCTTTTTCTATCACTTTTAGTAATAGACctcacattttactaactttatttcactcacatttattataaaactaatatactccACCTTCtactaaccttttcaactcattttttactacatttcttaaaatctgtgacAGGCAGGACGGAGATAGCGGAGGCTTGGCCTAGATTTGCCTATAGTGTTTTTTTCCAGAAACGGACGGAGGAAGAAGATGTAGGAGAGAGacaagagagggagagaggagtAAAGaagaaaatagtactccctccgtccccgaataagagtcgctaatttccattttggaccgtcccccattaagagtcactcttcatttttaccataaatggtagtaggccccacattccactaactcactccactcacattttattataaaaccaatataaaaaagtggatcctacattccactaactttttcaaccaacttttctctacatttcttaaaactcgtgcccggtcaaacaactactcctattaggggacggaaggagtataattgTTGTATTACCTAGGGAATAGAGACCACCAAGTTTatatcctttttttttatttatgtgaaTAGGCGTAGTTGataatttcatttcttatttacTGTGATTATTAGTTTTGGAATATATTACTCAACTACCATCTGTTCTTCTAAGAATCGATCACTACTATTAAAAATCTTATTACTCTTATTAGTATAATAATAGTAGCATGTTGtattaatcaatttatttattaacttTTTATCCAGGATtatttgtttcatatttttttgaTATATGTGCCCATGTATATTCATTTAtcctttattaattttgataaactcaatatccacttatattttattacaaaattaatgtATGACACGATTCACATTGTACTAGTTTTTTCTACCAATTTTAATTTACATTACTAATATTTGAAATGAATCAAAGTAGGGCAAGTAATCGCGGATAATGGAGTACCATATTTAtgtcaaattaatattttaactaCTTTATTTGCGAACTCATTTCAAGCTCTGGTTCCGTCCCTGGTGAAACGGACGCGAGGGAGTAGACAACATGAATCCACTTTCCACTTCAAATTACATCGATATCGATAGCATTAATTTCACACACTAAGCTAGCTTCCTGTCTCTCTATATAAAGCCCAAAAACCCCTCTCTTAATTCATTCGCATTTCTCAACCCGTCATTTAAAAATGACGAGCACGGAGCACGCTTGGCCCGAACCCGTGACCCGGGTCCAGCAACTGTCGGACAGCGGGATCCGGGTCATACCCGACCGCTACGTGAAGGAGCCCGTGGACCTACCGGGTGCAACGACCAGCGATGGTCCCGACATTCCGGTCGTTGACATGGAGGGGTTGAGCTCCGGTGACGCCGAGGTGCGGCGACGGACGGCGACGCTGATTGACGAGGCGTGCCGTGAGTGGGGGTTCTTCCAGGTGGCGAACCACGGCGTCAGCCCTGACCTCATGGCGCGCTGCCGCGAGGCGTGGCGCGAATTCTTTCAGCTCCCGCTAGCGGAGAAGCAGAGGTACGCTAATTCGCCAGCGACATATGAGGGCTATGGCAGCCGGCTCGGCCTCGAGAAGGGGGTTTCTCTAGACTGGAACGACTACTTCTTCCTCTATTTTCTTCCCATTGGGGTCAAAGACAAGAACAAATGGCCAACTTTACCCGTTGGGATCAGGTCACATTAGTAATATATTATTGTCCCATTTGGGCCACATACTAACAGAGTTGAGATAGCGATtttatttagtactccctccgtccctctgtagtagaggcaTTTTTTTCCAGCACGAGATTTGAGAAaagttgtgttaagtgagttaagtaatgaataataaaattgaaaaggaaaaaggtagagagatggggagagagtaaagtaagagagaagaaaagttgtagttttttgccaaaaaaggaaacgacTCAGCTAtagtgggacaacccaaaaaggaatacgactcaactacggagggacggagggagtattattttcaacTTTAGTTATTCTTCTGTATGGGATGTGATTTGCACTTTGCACGTGTAATTTAAGTTACGTATGTGTTTTTGGTGGCGtgttttattaaatataataatcaaGCGTGAAATtggagataataataataataataataatataataataataataataataataataataataataataataataataataataataataataatgtgtaTTAATTTGTAGGGAATTGGTTGCGGAGTATAGTAGAGAAGTGGTGGAATTGTGTGGGCAATTGATGAAGATTTTGGCGGGAAATCTTGGGGTTAGAGAGGACAAGCATTTGGAGGAGAGAAGGAGTTGGGTGTTGGAATCCTGCTTGGTCAAACAagtttgactaataataaatgttacaatacatttaattttgtgaaattaaatataatagcgtcgatctaagttccgagtagatgaccgtagcatattcattttctcaaatccgattcccgatgagtgagaaataatatattaaagttagtcacaataaagctagaaatgagctatgagaaaaaactaaggccatgtttggttggcgggaaagtaaagttggcaaggaaaatgattcctgggaaaatgattcccgggaatatgatttctaataactttactttcccgtgtttggaaaatatcaagatttgaaagtatatatttgatttaaacactaaactaaaaatatacttatcattttttatttataaaaaataataatacatattatttaataaattattaattacaaatgataataattatcttattttatttattattacgatggatagtctaaatatggattatacatcataatatataataatataataataaataagattattattattattatcattatatttacataatttttaattgaataaattttataatttaaaatttcactacaagtttattgttaattactaatttataaattaataattattatattattataattatatttaagtatttaataaattattattattaatatgataataaaaataaaaataaatattaataatatagttataattatgataatttgaattatagttatttattatcctgaaattaagtatggtttatacttttaaattattttaaaatattctaataaataataataataataataataataataataataataataatgatgatgatgataataataataataataataataataataataataataataataataataataataataaattgtattatattgcattaaatatgtaagaatcctacaactgggaaaaagaatacctaagaaaagttaggattcagaatcctgaaaagttgtactaactttccttgtttcaggattttgattactttcccagtttgattaaaaacggaaacaaacacaggaatttaaaatttaaggaatcagattactttcccagacagaatcctggcaaccaaacatggcctaagagattaattaactaagtgttaattatcccacatcggggatgataaacttctttgatgaagtatttaataagatgaattattatgtgtaataattatcgtggaataagatgggtgacaAAGCCCACACGGGCGCATAcgtgcgcgccgccgccgcccgctcACGACCCGTGCCCCGTGCACCGGGCGCCATGTGTcatgtgccttgtgccttggcaattggtctctggatggtctttgggctgttctttggagctggtcgttgagcgtgattcaagccccgcttgttcCTTGTAGACAACCTccaactccacgctatccccgacggaccCCGACTCATGGTGGTCCCGGTCCACGtcaggtccccgctggaccccgacgcataacgggagacaaaaggttcctgatggaccccgacggtccatggtgtatcccgtcgtgtagtgtgtccagatgcatcgtgtctcttcagctcccaacggctagtgcaccagtcagtaacccccggcggttacggtcaaTGGACTTGATTACAGACATTATGTCTGTTGACTCCAGCAAcccctgcgggtggacttggcctataaataggcatgcatccattgcatttaGTAGACAACAAactcaagcattcttgcatacacgctctctccgtctctgcataatcttacggtgctgctacttcagagacgaagcctttacggtttattgtttcgaattcttctttgtaatttcaattaaGTGACAAAGCCTTTACGgttattgtttcgaattcttctttgtaatttcaattaagtttatttccgtttaatttctccattcttcattgggttgtattacgcccggttagtgtatctttgtatcacagtCATTTTTCAACCAACATTGGGTGCATGCATGCGTGTTAACTATTACCCAAAATGCCTCCAGCCGGACTGCACCCTAGGCCTTTCTTTGCCCAGGCGGTATGAGAATGTCTTCGGCCTCCAAGTCCTACACGGCGACACCTGGATCACTGTTAAGCCCCAACCCAACAACTTCATTGTCAACATAGGCGACCAGCTTCAGGTTACTGCTATCTTTTAAGTACAAAAAATAGGGATATATATAGTCATTTTTTCGAAGTAATCTCATTTGTTTTATTGATGAATTTAGATACTGAGTAATGCAAATTATAAAAGCGTGGAGCATCGTGCGATCATGAATTCGGCCAAGGAGAGGGTATCAATGGCATTCGCCGGAGCAGCCGCTGCGCTACTCGCCCACCACTTATAACAACTACCACCTCTACGTTAGGAAGAAGGGTCTTCGTGGCAAGACTCAAGTCGAatcactttaattaatttctcaataattaattataaataaataaagacttGTCTATTACCCCCAAATTTAAGGAAGGAATggtatattaattataaataaataaagacttGCAGTGGTCGACATGGTGGATGGAGATGCGacggcggtggtggcagcgaCGGTGTTGGCGTTGgtcgacatctccaagcaaaggtatttaaagtttcgaaagttttagttcagtttaggtCCGAAACCTTCAACGGcaagtatatctcgtcttgcgattgttggggATAATACTAGAATTACACAAGATAAAcaataccgggcgtaatacaacccaagaaggaagaaagaactaaaactgaaaattacaatgaaatcgaaACTGTAAAACCGTAAAAgcgtttagccgagtcgaggagtcctctttctgcaagacgagatacgcccctgtagtgctctcggtttggctcGTCGTCCCCagagataaaacggctacgtctctgatgaagcagcaccgcaatcaacagagctccggcgaactggatggaggagagtgCAGAGCTTCGGAAAGAAAGACTATGCAGGgagtatgatgcttgtgagTATGTTGTTCTGATTGTGCTCTATCCctaatgcaaggaatgactagcctatttataggcttggtccactgcaggggtcaactcagccttgatggctgtcatcatggctcattatgGCGGGGTTATAACCGTCggccgttacgagtttgaaagctggagtggtcgactTTGAATCTAGACGCTGTACACGCCctagttcaaccgtcacatgttgacttcgacttgatcaagacgctgatcaagccatcgctcaaggcgcagcagatcgagttgatcaggctactgaagccatcgctcaaggcgcagcagGCCGAGTTGATCAAACTGCTGATCAAGGCGCATCATGTCAAGTTAATCAGGCTGCTGCCCAAAACTTAgctggtccaaaacattaagtctggatccagggacaagcccaaaaaccacccaaagaccaagatccaagatccaagtccaagaccaagaccaagggcacgggctcggctcggctcggcgtgcgtgtgcgcgcgtgtgggctctttcacccatcttagtccacgataattactaagtgtaataagtcacttaataaatacacatttaaagatgtgtctcatctcctatgtgggataattaacactagttaattactccctacactttcaactcCTAGCTTTGTCAAAAGCTacattgtgaccaactttaatccactattacTTACTCACAGGGAATCGGATttaagaaagtgaatatactacggtcatctacgcggaacgtagatcgacgctatatcatttaattctccaaaattaaatatctcgtcacatttattatcgttcaaacttcattgaccggacatcttaaaataagattccaacaatcccccacatgagtggaaatagccaaatgcatatgcatgcagacacaatcTCAACCCTCatgaggtatataagcataaggataggtagttgttggctttgaaccctccatagtcgacaccatcggatacacaggcggcttagtagcgtgatgctttgaactaatcccccacggcgtgcaccgagacaatggtgttaacacttaaacacctcaacctcatccgttctcacgttttgtgtcctttgcggccttggacaccactttggattcataagtgtgttatttgaagcggcctcacttcacacttatataggtgattcctaatcgagtatcttgccctactcggtctccttgagaactcaatttcctcgagatccttaggagtcattaaaagtcatagacttagcctcaccactaggctagttttccaacactctattgctctctagggaatagatatagttgagtgtttctcatgaactctcatagcttagttgtccctttgaaccaagttcttgggatatccagtcatcatggttgggttaccactatgataattctttagtttgtggatttcaaacccattccctctagcaacttattcatttgatcatggtttaaccctttggttagcggatccgctagattatctattgacttcacatagtcaattgtaatcatgCCAGTTGTGATCAAGTGCCTCACGGTATtgtgtcgtcgacgtatatgtcgagacttaccgttatagaagccattgtttgcccttccaatagccgcttggctatcgcagtggatcagcactggtggaactggtttagaccaacatggaatttcttcaaggaagttcttaagccactcggcttcctcaccagccttatctaaggcaatgaactccgattccattgttgatcgggctatacatgtctgttttgtggatttccatgatacagcaccacccccaatagtaaagacgtatccacttgttgaaagtgagtccctattgtcggatatccaatttgcatcacagtacccttcaagtaccggggggtatctcgagaagtgtatcCCATGAtcttgagtatgttttaaatatctcaaaaccctcacaagagctctccaaagctctttgcttggattgctcgtgtaacgactcaacttgttcacggcacaagcaatgtcaggtcgagtgcaattagtcaagtacataatgcacccgatgacccgtgcatactcttcttgtgcaacgggctcgcctttattcttgctcaagtgaacgtcgagttcaatttgAGTCTTAACCTGCGCGCCATcgtaggctttgaatttattcaatatcttctcaacataatgagattgtgttaagatgattccatcagacgttcttagaatcttcattccaagaattacatcggctagacccatgtctttcatgtcaaagtttctctttaacatggcctttgtatcgttaattacttgagtgttgatacccaagattaacatatcatcaacgtatagacacactataacgtggccgttattagtgctcttgatgtagacacatttatcgcactcgttgattttaaacccatttgataacatcacattatcaaacttaaagtgccattgcaatgtcgcttgtttcaatccatggagggatttaaccagtttgcatacatttttctcttgtccaggtactacaaacccttcaggttgttccatatagatttcatcttctagttcaccatttagaaacgcggtttttacatccatttgatgattctcaagattgtgcaatgcagcaatagcgagaaacactcagatagatgtaatccttgttacaggtgaataggtatcgaagaagtcatgtccttccttttgtttaaacccctttactactagtcgggctttatacttatccactgttccatcagccttaaatttccttttaagtacccatttgtaacctagaggtttcgcaccttcaggtagatctaccaacaccaaAGTGTGGTTTAgtaaaattgaatcaatttcgctttgaacagcttctctccaatgtaacccgtctgggccatcgaatgctacttttatagatgtcggttcttcatctaatataaaagcaatgtagtcaggaccaaatgtttttggtgtcctgaccctactaccacgtcttagtactgtatcctttGGATCGGGCTTTGCATGCTTGtgcgattcaggttcctcatccgctgatttagaactagtggcttctacTTCAATTCTTATCTCAGAATTGGTTAAgactttttccttatctttgcaaggaaatgtattttcgagaaatacagcattccttaactcaattgttgtttctactgtaatagtcgatattacagacttgtgaacaacaaatcgatatgcacaactattaagtgcatatccaatgaagatgcaatcaaccgttttaggtccgattgtaacttctttgggcagaggaaccatcacctttgccaaacacccccacactttgaggtatttgtaggatgggtTCCTTCCCtaccacaactcataaggagtaacatcttttcctttgagagggattttattcaagatatagttggctgtcaaaacagcttccccccacatgttatgtggtaatcttgaagtcagaagcagtgcattcatcatctcttttagagttcgattcttgcgttctgcaacaccattagattgggtgaatatggtgcagtcgtttgatggattataccacttgcgttgcataattcctcaaacggggctacatattcgcctcctctatcgcttcgaatcgttttgattttacaaccaagttgattctcaacttcgttcttataattttttaacGCTTCTactgcttcatctttacttcttaaaagataaatgtagcaataccttgcgcaatcatctatgaaagtgataaagtactttttaccacctctagtttgaaccatctttaaatcacatacgtccgtgtgaattaattcaaggggttttgtgcttcgttccacccaaagaccaattgccaacatccaagtccaagaccaagaccaagggcacgggctcgggcacgggctcggctcggcgcgcgtgtgggctctttcacccatcttagtccacgataattactaagtataataagtcacttaataaatacacatttaaagatgtgtctcatctcctatgtgggataattaacactagttaattactccctacactttcaactcctagctttatcaaaagctataatgtgaccaactttaatccactatttcttacCGTGAATCGGATttaagaaagtgaatatactacggtcatctacgcggaacgtagatcgacgctatatcatttaattctccaaaattaaatgtctcgtcacatttattattggtcaaactttattgaccggacatcttaaaaCAAGATTCCAACattgtttttagctaaaaaagaaaattgattaCTTGTGGTGGGACAactcaaaatggaaagttgatcacttgtggtgggatggagggagtaagagAGAAAGGAGAAAAGTAAGAGCGAAGTTGttaaaactttcattttttaaatgtgctctattttttgtggacggagggagtattagttttgaGTTAAAATTACTCTCAGTTGTATATCAGTAGAATATATTATTCCCTTTGTCTCTAAAAATTATGAACCGTTTCCTTATTAATCGGTCCAAGAAAAGTATGatctttctaattttggaataattaaacaacacattaccCTTAcgcatcattttatttacaacttataccattacacatttacactacactactaataatgtggagTTCACTCTCCATTAACACTACTTCCACTACTCGTTATCtctcactctcttactttatcaattatacattaaaactcatgtcaaatcaaattttcatatttttcagggaCAGAGGGAAAAGTTaataaagaatgaaaaaaaattcgaaGTCGATTGGCAGGGTGAGTTAATCAAAAACCCAAAAGTTTAGGGATAGAGTTGA
It contains:
- the LOC121771571 gene encoding jasmonate-induced oxygenase 2-like, encoding MTSTEHAWPEPVTRVQQLSDSGIRVIPDRYVKEPVDLPGATTSDGPDIPVVDMEGLSSGDAEVRRRTATLIDEACREWGFFQVANHGVSPDLMARCREAWREFFQLPLAEKQRYANSPATYEGYGSRLGLEKGVSLDWNDYFFLYFLPIGVKDKNKWPTLPVGIRELVAEYSREVVELCGQLMKILAGNLGVREDKHLEERRIIFQPTLGACMRVNYYPKCLQPDCTLGLSLPRRYENVFGLQVLHGDTWITVKPQPNNFIVNIGDQLQILSNANYKSVEHRAIMNSAKERVSMAFAGAAAALLAHHL